From one Staphylococcus kloosii genomic stretch:
- a CDS encoding IS30 family transposase produces MRKKNCGRPSKLTSDLMNTIIKYLKLNWSPELLVGRLLQNNVCFKTIYRWISSNSFSLNLFPYLRQKGKRQNPKETRSCFNVGKLISQRSKSIKASNFFVIGKLILLFQAKEKAKVVLLLSKKENLVTTFVSSYPQSMECAIKQLISSLPNNAVKTISVDRGKEFCCYKNIESQFDFDIYFAEPYSACQQGTNENSNGLLREFFPKKINLATVTQVELDYALNSINHRPRKCLNWKSSYEILTYEKVIILMQCKLNFNISLTSLILKQYNFKFIKVCDTILTYTKI; encoded by the coding sequence ATTCGTAAAAAGAATTGTGGACGTCCTTCTAAATTGACTAGTGACCTAATGAATACAATTATTAAATATTTGAAATTAAATTGGTCACCTGAACTGCTTGTTGGAAGATTACTTCAAAACAATGTTTGCTTTAAAACTATTTATAGATGGATTAGTTCTAATTCTTTTAGTTTAAATCTATTTCCCTATTTAAGACAAAAGGGTAAAAGACAAAATCCTAAAGAAACACGAAGCTGTTTTAATGTTGGCAAATTAATATCTCAACGTTCTAAGAGTATTAAAGCGAGTAACTTTTTTGTCATTGGGAAGCTGATACTGTTATTTCAAGCAAAGGAAAAAGCAAAGGTTGTCTTGCTACTTTCGAAGAAAGAAAATCTCGTTACTACATTTGTTTCCTCATACCCTCAATCAATGGAATGCGCTATAAAACAACTCATTTCATCACTACCGAATAATGCAGTAAAAACCATTAGCGTAGATCGTGGTAAAGAATTTTGCTGTTATAAAAATATTGAATCTCAATTTGATTTTGATATTTATTTTGCTGAACCGTACTCTGCTTGCCAACAGGGAACTAATGAAAATTCCAACGGCTTACTCAGAGAATTCTTTCCTAAGAAAATTAATTTAGCTACGGTCACTCAAGTTGAGTTGGATTATGCGTTAAATTCTATTAATCATCGACCTAGAAAATGTCTTAATTGGAAGTCGTCTTATGAGATTTTAACTTATGAAAAGGTAATAATTTTAATGCAATGTAAATTAAATTTTAATATTTCATTAACTTCGTTGATTTTAAAACAATATAATTTTAAATTTATTAAAGTTTGCGATACTATATTGACCTACACAAAAATATAA
- a CDS encoding fibrinogen-binding adhesin SdrG C-terminal domain-containing protein has translation MKNKYLNSKIEGMKQSQNKTNKHSIRKYSIGTASIVIGAILLFGVENDAQADEIKNDAQDKNEVNESQGDSKGKISSNRNITSEVNQQNDAQKNTNQLKSPQESNLDENLKNNDAQQSEDNLQVGTEANKINQQKQNSELNQKQSEKIENEKNVINDKSEEATKDSKEDNKQLESTNLKIQSNEPKESNDIVAQGHNDSQPQNELQSNVSSQTNSKETNNNLSNESNHQEATNVQSDQLPKEKNTKINDNSFNTINNSKVNDARVTSKTTSEDQTLSTQPRQNSVDNKRNIVSRVAAGNATNQNVNDKISVDNFKFDSKTMDPNQSGYTQMSANFKVNGSVNKGDYFTFDIPDNLTIDGDIDYSKVGNTMNLADLKNAEGQVVATGTYDTISKRGTYTFTDYVNDKKNVTGQFSSPIWTDRKKTPNSGAYPLTFDMAGKKFNSSINIQYSSPFQGQSGDSGANISSFITKIDKDSGNRSYKQTIYVNSLSKNLYNSNVRIQGYHNDPGTSSTLVNLENTNLKIYEVSDPTKLNESYYVDTNNNNLKDVTNQFSNRMWDNGDNSVSINFGSTNKTYVIMVDGQYDDSGNDVKTRVTENNKDYYGNSNSYYWDNQNILRHGNGTADGDESDADADADADADADSDADADADADADADADADADSDADADADADADADADADADADADSDADADADADADADADADADSDADADADADSDADADADADADADADADSDADADADADADADADADADADADADADADADADADADSDADADADADSDADADADADADADADADADADADADADADADADADADTDNNSYNHSDKNHSQPQDKNLPETGENDTKNNTLLGGLLAGLGSLLLFRRRKSQKSNQ, from the coding sequence TTGAAAAATAAATATTTAAATAGCAAAATTGAGGGAATGAAGCAATCACAAAATAAGACTAATAAACACTCGATACGTAAATATTCAATTGGGACAGCATCGATTGTAATTGGAGCGATTTTATTATTTGGGGTAGAAAATGATGCTCAAGCAGATGAAATTAAAAATGATGCTCAAGATAAAAACGAAGTTAATGAAAGCCAAGGAGATTCTAAAGGTAAAATATCATCAAATAGGAATATAACTTCAGAGGTTAATCAGCAAAATGATGCTCAAAAGAATACGAATCAATTAAAATCGCCTCAAGAAAGTAATCTGGATGAAAATTTAAAAAATAATGATGCACAACAAAGTGAAGATAATTTACAAGTAGGAACTGAAGCAAACAAGATCAACCAACAAAAGCAGAATTCAGAACTAAATCAAAAACAAAGTGAAAAAATAGAAAATGAAAAAAATGTTATTAATGATAAAAGTGAAGAAGCAACTAAAGATTCTAAAGAAGATAATAAACAATTAGAATCAACGAATTTGAAAATTCAGTCAAATGAACCAAAAGAGTCAAATGATATTGTAGCACAAGGACATAATGACTCACAGCCACAAAATGAACTTCAATCAAATGTGTCATCTCAAACTAATTCTAAAGAAACAAATAATAATTTGAGTAATGAGAGTAATCATCAAGAAGCAACTAATGTTCAAAGTGATCAATTGCCAAAAGAAAAAAATACAAAAATTAATGATAACAGTTTTAATACAATAAATAATTCAAAGGTAAATGATGCACGAGTGACATCAAAAACAACAAGTGAGGATCAAACATTGTCTACACAGCCACGACAAAATAGTGTAGACAACAAAAGAAATATAGTATCTAGAGTGGCTGCAGGAAATGCCACTAATCAAAATGTAAACGATAAAATTTCTGTAGATAACTTCAAATTCGATAGCAAAACTATGGACCCAAACCAAAGTGGATATACTCAAATGAGTGCAAATTTCAAAGTGAATGGTTCAGTAAACAAAGGTGACTATTTTACTTTCGATATACCAGATAATTTAACAATCGATGGTGATATTGACTACAGTAAAGTAGGTAATACAATGAACCTTGCTGATCTTAAAAATGCTGAAGGTCAAGTCGTAGCTACTGGTACTTATGATACTATTTCGAAAAGAGGTACATATACTTTCACGGATTATGTAAATGACAAGAAAAATGTGACAGGTCAGTTTAGTTCTCCAATTTGGACAGATAGAAAGAAAACACCTAATAGTGGAGCTTATCCGCTAACGTTTGATATGGCTGGGAAAAAGTTCAATTCAAGCATAAATATTCAATATAGTAGTCCTTTCCAAGGTCAAAGCGGAGATAGTGGAGCCAATATCTCTTCTTTTATTACTAAAATTGATAAAGATTCTGGAAATCGTAGTTATAAACAAACGATATATGTCAACTCGCTTTCAAAAAATTTATATAATAGTAACGTAAGAATCCAAGGTTATCATAACGATCCTGGGACAAGCAGTACATTAGTTAATTTAGAAAACACTAACTTAAAAATATACGAGGTTAGTGATCCTACTAAACTAAATGAGAGTTATTATGTAGATACAAATAACAATAATTTGAAAGATGTCACTAATCAATTTAGTAATCGTATGTGGGACAATGGAGATAACAGTGTAAGTATTAATTTTGGTTCAACTAATAAAACTTATGTGATAATGGTTGATGGTCAATATGATGATAGTGGTAATGATGTTAAAACAAGAGTGACTGAGAATAACAAGGATTACTACGGTAATAGTAATTCATATTATTGGGATAATCAAAATATATTAAGACACGGTAATGGTACTGCTGATGGGGATGAAAGTGATGCCGACGCCGATGCAGATGCCGATGCAGACGCTGATTCAGACGCTGATGCAGACGCAGACGCCGATGCGGACGCAGATGCCGATGCGGACGCTGATTCAGATGCGGATGCAGATGCTGATGCGGATGCCGACGCCGATGCAGACGCGGACGCTGATGCCGACGCCGATTCAGATGCCGATGCGGACGCTGATGCGGACGCCGATGCCGATGCGGATGCAGACGCCGATTCAGATGCCGACGCAGACGCGGACGCTGATTCAGACGCCGATGCCGATGCCGATGCAGACGCGGACGCTGATGCAGACGCCGATTCAGATGCCGATGCGGACGCTGATGCCGACGCCGATGCAGATGCCGATGCGGACGCTGATGCGGACGCCGATGCCGATGCGGATGCAGACGCTGATGCAGACGCCGATGCGGATTCAGACGCTGATGCGGACGCCGATGCGGATTCAGACGCCGATGCAGATGCAGATGCGGATGCAGATGCAGATGCCGATGCGGATGCAGACGCTGATGCAGATGCAGATGCAGATGCCGATGCGGATGCCGATGCAGATGCCGACACCGATAACAATTCATATAATCATAGTGATAAAAATCATTCACAACCTCAAGATAAAAATTTACCTGAGACTGGTGAAAATGATACGAAAAATAACACTTTATTAGGTGGACTTTTAGCGGGTCTAGGTTCATTATTGTTGTTTAGACGTAGAAAGAGTCAAAAATCTAATCAATAA
- a CDS encoding poly(glycerol-phosphate) alpha-glucosyltransferase, with protein MLLEKQIYELLKKIDNNHENVEKIFISIGAPNVKAQVILIKNTIKLKYQLFKLLKKYNKRFGYYPSWVKVDVVTNEQHVLFDDVTKELINTRRNYVTFGFALDERWSLSFLPEEINANAFVRPSKSDKNNREIAENNITHFLKHYKNLNINFSLNDYFGKKVTTFLTQGYFIAHNELYDLYGTGYMKGIRRVNNLTNELDKLIETSTNYLKNEIQENGKFVYGYFPHFDRKINYYNVLRHSSSAYALTEGLNYLNEDTTIIEKTLTYIINYHYYEDGNNAYIFDDTNNINEIKLGQNASFIFAVCEYLNTTKNADNYLVYAQKVANGILTMIDFNNMKTKHVLNYPDLSVKEDFRVIYYDGEAALALLRLYEIDGNKKWLETVENLFEQFIFNKYWEYNDHWLGYCTNELVKYLPKEKYYRFGMLNVSNKLNYIYHRETTFPTFLEMLMSTYHLVQSAKNNGYSKVVEEMIDEEKLLSTIHKRADYERTGYFYPEVAMYFKNPQRILGSFFIKHHGYRVRIDDIEHYLSGYVQYQLVFK; from the coding sequence ATGTTATTGGAAAAGCAAATATATGAGTTATTAAAAAAAATTGATAATAATCATGAAAATGTTGAGAAGATATTTATTAGTATTGGTGCTCCAAATGTTAAAGCACAGGTCATATTAATAAAAAATACAATAAAACTTAAATATCAATTATTCAAACTTTTAAAAAAATATAATAAAAGGTTTGGTTATTACCCTAGTTGGGTTAAGGTAGACGTGGTTACAAATGAACAACATGTTTTATTTGACGATGTAACAAAGGAATTGATAAATACTAGAAGAAACTATGTGACATTTGGCTTTGCATTAGATGAGAGATGGTCTTTATCATTTTTGCCAGAGGAAATAAATGCTAATGCTTTCGTTAGACCATCAAAAAGTGATAAAAATAATAGAGAAATTGCAGAAAACAATATTACTCATTTTTTAAAACATTACAAAAACTTGAATATAAACTTTTCTTTAAATGACTATTTTGGAAAAAAAGTTACAACTTTTTTAACTCAAGGATATTTTATTGCTCATAATGAGTTATATGATTTGTATGGAACAGGTTATATGAAAGGGATTAGAAGAGTTAATAACTTAACTAACGAATTAGATAAGTTAATTGAAACTAGTACAAATTATTTAAAGAATGAAATACAAGAAAATGGGAAATTTGTTTATGGTTATTTTCCTCATTTTGATCGAAAAATTAATTATTACAATGTATTGAGACATTCCTCTTCAGCATATGCTTTGACCGAGGGATTAAATTATTTAAATGAAGATACAACAATAATTGAAAAGACGTTAACTTACATTATAAATTATCATTATTATGAAGACGGTAATAATGCGTATATTTTTGATGATACAAATAATATTAATGAGATTAAATTAGGACAAAATGCATCATTTATTTTTGCAGTATGTGAATATTTAAATACTACAAAAAATGCTGATAACTATTTGGTATATGCTCAGAAAGTTGCTAACGGTATTTTAACTATGATTGATTTTAATAATATGAAGACAAAGCACGTATTAAATTATCCTGACTTATCTGTAAAAGAAGATTTTAGAGTGATTTATTATGATGGTGAAGCAGCTTTAGCCTTATTAAGGTTATATGAAATCGACGGTAACAAAAAATGGTTAGAAACTGTAGAAAATTTATTTGAGCAATTTATATTTAATAAGTATTGGGAATACAATGATCATTGGTTAGGGTATTGTACCAATGAATTAGTTAAGTATTTGCCGAAAGAAAAGTACTATAGATTTGGAATGCTTAATGTATCTAATAAATTAAATTATATTTATCATAGAGAAACTACGTTCCCTACTTTTCTGGAAATGCTAATGTCTACCTATCATTTAGTTCAATCAGCTAAAAATAATGGTTATAGTAAAGTAGTTGAGGAGATGATAGATGAAGAAAAACTTTTATCTACTATACATAAACGTGCTGATTACGAAAGAACTGGTTATTTTTATCCAGAGGTGGCTATGTATTTTAAAAATCCACAACGTATTTTAGGGAGCTTTTTTATAAAACACCATGGTTACCGTGTGAGAATTGATGATATTGAGCACTATCTTTCTGGATATGTCCAATATCAATTAGTATTTAAATAA
- a CDS encoding acyltransferase, whose amino-acid sequence MKYIEEIPIIRSVATLFIVCVHLSVSYTGNENNHSMAIIAGYLSQIGRLGTPVFAVISAFLLTHSVLKRGFDLNYFIKSRFTKIFVPYIIWTTVYLYYLGVVEVTLDSDKNFIEYYLYGTGNYHLYFILTVLQFYILFPILQKIKKGPPLLFTYAFSTILTIFWQLNYEKFTIDIPVIGAFVTSRAFIFNWLSYFILGIIFAKYYKEINNGIRKYKNLLLPSIAVIFISFLIFIDLDHFVTSSHPIFLLYTPFFLAFLIYFYLLIRKVKPIMQILTLIGNYSMGIYLVHPLVKWLVMKIPVFDNRDSLLLYGILFIVIVMISVIIINLLIRIPNGNYIVPVPKKSLIVSKQTNYLNRRATL is encoded by the coding sequence TTGAAGTATATTGAAGAAATACCTATCATTAGGTCTGTCGCAACTCTGTTTATCGTGTGTGTTCATTTATCTGTTTCATACACGGGCAACGAAAACAATCATAGTATGGCAATCATTGCAGGATACCTTAGTCAAATTGGTCGACTTGGCACTCCTGTTTTCGCAGTTATTAGTGCTTTTTTATTAACTCATTCTGTCTTAAAACGTGGTTTTGATTTAAACTATTTTATAAAATCACGCTTCACTAAAATATTTGTACCCTATATAATTTGGACTACTGTTTATTTATATTACTTAGGTGTTGTTGAAGTGACTTTAGATAGTGATAAAAATTTTATTGAGTATTATTTATATGGTACTGGAAATTACCATTTATATTTTATATTAACCGTTCTTCAGTTTTATATTTTATTTCCAATTTTACAAAAAATTAAAAAAGGGCCACCCTTATTATTTACATACGCTTTTTCAACAATACTCACTATTTTTTGGCAATTAAACTACGAAAAATTTACAATCGATATACCTGTTATAGGGGCATTTGTTACGAGTAGAGCATTTATTTTCAATTGGCTTTCTTATTTTATTTTAGGGATAATTTTTGCTAAATATTATAAGGAGATAAACAACGGTATTAGAAAGTATAAAAATTTATTATTACCTTCTATTGCAGTCATTTTCATCTCATTTTTAATATTCATTGATTTAGATCATTTTGTAACTTCATCCCATCCAATATTTTTATTATATACACCTTTTTTCTTAGCATTTTTAATTTATTTTTATTTGCTTATTAGAAAAGTTAAACCAATCATGCAAATACTAACTTTAATCGGTAATTACTCTATGGGAATTTATTTAGTTCATCCTTTAGTAAAATGGCTTGTAATGAAAATACCCGTTTTTGATAATAGAGATAGCTTATTATTATACGGTATTTTATTTATTGTTATCGTTATGATATCTGTAATAATCATTAATCTGCTTATTAGAATTCCGAACGGAAACTATATAGTACCAGTACCTAAAAAATCATTAATTGTAAGTAAACAAACTAATTACCTTAATCGTAGGGCAACACTTTAG
- a CDS encoding M15 family metallopeptidase, translating to MKKFSISIVLIACALLLSSCSHESDKHNDTGNKTKHANQSKSSDNNQKKHKKVVKDGRTYADGILIVNKEHTLPSSYNPGENPEAQKALQQLLDDAQKDGINLYKISGYRSYQTQVKLYDSYAKRDGKKAADKYSARPGYSEHQTGLTFDLGGKNSNNNLYTSFGKTKEGQWIANNAYKYGFIVRYPKGKEKITGYQYEPWHIRYLGKDKATKVHKSGKTLEEYVGLKKIKS from the coding sequence ATGAAGAAATTTTCTATTTCTATAGTATTAATCGCATGTGCTTTATTACTTTCATCTTGTTCACATGAGTCCGACAAACATAATGATACCGGAAATAAAACGAAGCATGCTAATCAATCAAAAAGCAGTGATAATAATCAAAAGAAACATAAAAAGGTCGTTAAAGATGGTCGTACGTATGCAGATGGAATTTTAATTGTAAATAAAGAGCACACTTTACCTTCCTCTTATAATCCAGGTGAAAATCCAGAAGCACAAAAAGCGTTACAACAATTATTAGATGATGCTCAAAAAGATGGTATTAACTTATATAAAATTAGTGGCTATAGAAGCTATCAAACGCAAGTTAAGCTTTATGATAGTTATGCGAAGCGTGACGGTAAAAAAGCAGCTGATAAGTATAGCGCACGCCCAGGCTATTCTGAACATCAAACAGGTCTTACATTTGATCTAGGTGGAAAAAATTCAAATAACAATCTATACACTAGTTTTGGTAAAACCAAAGAAGGTCAATGGATCGCGAATAACGCATATAAGTATGGATTTATTGTGAGATACCCTAAAGGCAAAGAAAAAATCACAGGATATCAATATGAGCCTTGGCACATACGCTATTTAGGAAAAGATAAAGCTACAAAAGTACATAAATCTGGCAAAACATTAGAAGAATACGTAGGTTTAAAAAAAATAAAATCATAA